The Streptomyces vinaceus genome contains the following window.
TCCCAGACGGGCTCCATCGCGTGGTCGATCAGCCAGCGGGGCCTCTTGCCCCGTTCGGAGCCCCCCGCGAAGAGGTCCCAGAACCCCGCCCCGTAGTCGGTCCCGCCCGCACACGCGTAGGCGGCCACCGCGGCCAGCAGCACCCACGCCACGACGTCCTGGATCATCGCGCTCCTCCGTCACCGCGTGCGGAGCCGTGATCCGGTGCGGCCGCGGCGGTCGCCCGGCGCGGCCCGTAGGGGGTGTCGCCTTCCGGCGTGCCGGCGGCCTCGGCATCGCCCTGCTGTTCGTCGGCGGCCCGCCAGCGGGTGCGCATCTTGAGCAGGACGCCCAGGAAGGTCGCGAAGATCAGTACGTAGACCACGATGACGAGGGCGAGCATCGTCCACAGCGACGCCGCCCGGGTGTCCGTGACGGCTTCGGACACCCGCATGTTCTCGTAGACGATCCAGGGCTGGCGCCCCACCTCGGTGGTGATCCAGCCGCATTCCACCGTCACCAGGCAGGCCGCCCCGGCCACGGCGGCGCACCGGAAGAACCACGGTGAGCGCGGCAGGTCGCGGCGGCGCAGCCAGCACCAGCCGTACCAGAGCGCGAGCAGGACGAGGAGGCTTCCGATCGTCACCATGATGTCGAACGCCCAGTGGGCGATCGTGGCCTGCGTCGCCGTCGGGCGGTCGCTCGCGGGGACCGACGACAGCCCCGTCACCTGGGTGTCCGGACTGAAACCGGCGAGGATCGAGTCCAGTTGGGGGATCTTGAGCCCGCCGGTGACCGTTCCGTCGGCGTGCAGGCGCCCGAACATGTACTCGGGTACGTGGGTGTCGGTCTTCCAGACGATCTCAGTCGCGGCGAACTTGATCGGCTGCTTGTGGAAGACGGACCGCGCGATGGAGTCCCCGAGCACGAACTGCACGGGGGTGAGGATCGCGGCGACGGTGAACGGGACGGTGAAGCCCAGCCGGTGGTAGTGGTCACGCCGGCCGCGCAGCCACCCGACCGCGTACACCCCGGCCACGACGTAGCCCGCCGTGAGGACGACGCCCGCCACGAAGTGCCAGTACTCGGGGCCGAACATCGGCGTGAAGATCGCCTTGCGGACGTTGACGTCGACGGGATTTCCGCCCGCGTCGAGCGTGAAGCCGCGCGGCGTGTTCATCCAGGAGTTTGCGGCGATGATGCCGAACGCCCCCAGCAGCGCCGTCAGCGGCAGGGGGAGCCCCAGCCAGAAGTGCGTCCACGGCTTCAGCCTGCGCCAGCCGTAGAGGTAGAGGGCGATGAGGATCGCCTCCAGGAAGAACGCCCACGCCTCCACCCCGAACCCGAGGCCGAAGACATCGCCCCACCGGCCCATCAGGCCCGGCCAGAGCAGGCCGAACTCGAAGGAGAGCACGGTCCCGGTGACGATGCCGATGGCGAACTGCACGGCCATGACCGCCGACCAGCGCCGCGCGAGCAGCAGGGCGACCGGGTCGCCCTTGCGCAGGCCGCGGTAGTGCATCAGGAGGGTGATGGCCGGCAGAGCCACGCCGAAGGGCACGAGCAGGATGTGGGAGGCCAGGGTGAAGGCCATCAGTTCGCGGGCGGGGAGCAGTTGCGGAGGGGTGTCCGCCATGATCGCGATTGCGCTGTTCATATGGGCCTTAGCAGTTCGTGCCGGACGGCTGGAGGACTGGGGGCCTCAGCCGCCGGTGGCGAACCCGGGGAACAGGGTCATGCCCCCGTCCACGTAGATCGTCGTGCCCACGACGTAGTCGAGCAGGTCGGAGGCGAGGACGGTCACGGCGTTCGCGATGTCCTCGGGGTCCCCGACGCGGCGGTACGGGATGAGCCGCAGCAGGTCCGCCTCGGCCTCGGGGGTGTCCCAGGCGCTGCGGTTGATGGGCGTGCGGATGGCTCCGGGAGCGACGGCGTTGACCCGGATCCGGTGCGGGGCGAGTTCCTGCGCGAGCGTGGCCATGAGCATCTGTACGCCGCCCTTGGAGGAGGCGTAGTTCACGTGCCCGGCCCAGGGGATGATCTGGTGCACCGAGCTCATGCAGATGATCTTCCCCGCGGAGCGGGACACCTCCGGTACGACGCCGCGGCGCAGGAATTCCTTCGTCGCCTCACGGGCGCACAGGAACTGACCGGTGAGGTTGACGTCCAGCACCTTGCTCCACTGGGCCACGGTCATGTCGGTGACCGCGGCGTCCCGCTGGAGACCGGCGTTGGCGACCATGATGTCGATGGTCCCGAACTCCCGGACCATCCGGGCCACCATCTCGACCACCTGGTCCTCCTGCGACACGTCACCCTCGTGCGCGTAGGCGCGGACCCCGAAGCCCTCGATCTCCCGCACCACCTCCTCCGCGGCGTCCTGCCCGGAGACGTAGTTCACGACGACGTCGGCGCCCGCCCGTCCGAGGCCGATCGCGGTGGCTTTGCCGATGCCGGAGTTCGCCCCGGTCACCAGGGCCTTCTGCCCCTTGAGGACCTGGGGGACGGCGGTCGTTCGGCTACGGTCACTGCTGCTGGCTTCCACTGAACCGCTCCCTGGGTGCTGACGGGGACACGAAATCCGCGCCACCACGACAGCACCGCGGCACGGCCACGGCCCGGTGGCACGACGGCCACTGACCCGTTGGAGTGCTCTCCGGAACCGAACGGCTCAAGCACCCGGTGCGCGCGGTCCCGGACCCCGACCGCCACGGGCGAGGATGGCGGACATGCATCGGACGGGAGCTCAGTTCCGGCTGACCTGTGGTCCGCAGACCGCCGTCGTCGTGGAATTGGGCGGCGCCCTGCGCCACTACTCCGTCGGCGAGCGCCCGGTCGTCGACGGTTTCGAAGCCGACGACCCGATCGAGGGCGGACGCGGGCAGCTCCTGATGCCGTGGCCCAACCGGATCGGCGACGGCCGGTACCGCTGGCAGGGGCGGGAGCCGCAGCTGCCGCTCAACGAGGTCGAACACGCCAACGCCATCCACGGTCTGCTGCGCTGGACGTCGTGGCAGCCGGTGGAGCAGACGGAGCGCCGGGTGGTGCTGGCGACCACGCTCTGGCCGCAACCCGGCTACCCCTTCCACCTGGTGGCCCGGGCCGAATACGCGCTCGACCGCCACGGCATGACGGTCACGCTCACCGCGCGGAACATCGGCGACACCCCGGCACCGTACGGGGTCGGCCAGCACCCGTACCTCGCCGTGGGGCCCCGCACGGTCGACGACATGCTGTTGACCGTCCCCGCCCGGACCTGGCTGCGCACCGACGACCGCGGCCTGCCCGTCGCGTCCGAGCCGGTCTCGGGGACGCCCCTCGACTTCTCCGCGCCGCGGCCCATCGGTCCGCTGCATCTGGACACGGCCTTCACGGACCTGCGGCGGGAAGCGGACGGCAGGGCCGTCGTACGCCTCGCCGAGCCGTCCGGTGCGTACGGCACCGACCTGTGGCTCGGCGAGGGGGCGGACTTCGTGCAGGTGTTCACCGGGGACACCCTGCCCGGACCGCACCGGCGCCGGAGCGTCGCCGTGGAGCCCATGAGCTGCGGCCCCGACGCCTTCCGCCGCGACGCCGCGCGCGTGGGTCTCGAACCGGGGGCCCGGCACACGCTGCAGTGGGGGCTCGCACCCTGGCCGGGGGAGTGACCGACCGCTTCACGACGGGTCCGGGGCGGGGCGGGCCACTGTCATTCGGCAAGTTCGCGGGTGTCCAGCGGCAGCCGCCAGACGTTGCGCCGGTGGACGGCGTCGAGTTCGGCCTGGAGCGGGGACGGCGGCACGGTCAGTACGGGGCAGGGGGCGTGCGCCAGGCAGTGGCGGGCCACCGAGGGCCGCAGCAGGCGGCGTACGGCGCCCCGCGCGCCCGTCCCCACGACCAGCAGGTCCTCGGGGCCGCTCACCGCGTCGACGAGGGCCGCGCCGGCCGTGGCCCGTACGGCATGGCCCGCGAGGGTCACGCCCGGGCCGGCCGGGCCGAACGCGGTGTCCAGGGCGAGCCGCAGCCGCTCCACGGCCGCCGCCTTGACCGCGGCCAGCATCGGGACCCCGCCCGGACCGCGGCTGCCCAGGTCGCCGCCCGGCGCCTGCCAGGCCAGGACCACCCACAGCTGCGCGCCGCGCACCCGGGCCTCGGCGGCGGCCCGGTGCAGGGCCGTCAGGCTTCCGGGGCTCCCGCTCACACCGACCACGACTCTGTGCCCCACCGCGTCCACCCCTCGTCCGGTTCGCTGCCGGATCCCATGCAAGCGCCCGGCAGGCGGATGCGGGGGCCCGCTGACGGCTTCCTGACGGGGAGAGCGCGAACCATGACGGGTCGCTGACGCGGCGGTCAGCCGGCGTGGACGTGGGGGCGGCGGTCCCGGTCGGGCTCGGCCGCGCGGATGACCTCGCGGGTGACGGGGGCGACCTCGCCCTGGCCGAAGAGGAAGAAGCGGAAGAAGTTGGCCATCGGGTTGCCCTCGGTCCACTCGAAGTAGATGTGGGGGCGTTGCCCGGTCTCGTCCCGTACGTGGAGGAGGAGGGCGGCCAGCGCGTTGGGGATGCTGGAGCTCTCCAGGGTCAGGACGCGGTAGCGGCCGTGCAGGACCTCGCCGCGCACCCGCATGCCGGATTCGAACTCCGACGCGTCCAGGACGGTGACCTCGACGAACATGACGTCGTCGCCGGCCGGGATGTCGTTGTCGGCGCGGATCTGCGCCTTCTTCGTCCGGTACTCCTCGAAGTCCCGGTTGTCGGGCTCGTTGGCGATGAACCGGATCGTGCGGTTGGCGGTGTCGCGGACGAACCGCTGCGCCATGTCGTCGAACTCGATGTGCGTGACGCGCAGCTCGAAGACGCGGGCGAGGCGGGAGAGGAGGGAGAGGGCCATGATGCCGGCGATGAAGCAGGCACCGATCTTCACGCCGTCGGGACGCTCGGCGACGTTGACGGCGGTGGTGTAGACGAAGACCGCGGAGATCAGACCGAAGCCGATCGTCCAGCCGCGCTCCCCGGCCCGGCGGGCCGCGATGGTCACGGCGACGGCCGCGGAGGTGATCAGGACGAGCACGCCCGTGGCGTACGCGCCGCCCTGCGCGTCCACGTCCGCGTCGAAGATCCAGGTCACCAGGAACGCGATCAGGGTGAACACGATGACCATCGGCCGCAGGGCCCGCGCCCAGTGCGGGGCCATGCCGTAGCGGGGCAGGTAGCGGGGCATCAGGTTGAGCAGGCCGGCCATGGCCGAGGACCCCGCGAACCACAGGATGAGGATGGTCGAGATGTCGTAGACGGTGCCGAACGCGGAGCCGAGGTATTCGTGGGCCAGGTAGGCGAGGGCGCGGCCGTTGGCCTCGCCGCCGGGCTGGAAGGCGTCGGCGGGGATCAGCAGGGTGGTGACGAAGCTGCTGGTGATCAGGAAGACGCTCATGATCACGGCGGCCGTGGTCAGCAGCTTCTTCGTGCCCCGGATCCGGCCCGCTGGCTTCTCGTCGGTGTCGTCGGGGGAGCCCTGGACGTGCGGCATGACGGCGACGCCGGTCTCGAAGCCGGACAGGCCGAGGGCGAGCTTCGGGAACACGACGAGGGCGATGGCGATCATCATGAACACGTTGCCGTGTTCGGTGACCAGTGCCTGTTTCCAGTCGGTGACGACGTGCGGCTCGCTGATGACCTGCCACAGGCCGACCGCGATGACGACGACGTTGAGCGCGAGGTACGAGAAGACCAGGACCACGGCCACCCCGATGGCCTCGCTGAACCCCTTGAGGAAGACACCGCCCAGCAGGGCGATCAGGATCAGGGTGATCAGCACCTGGTGGCCGTTGAGCATGCTGGTCAGATGCGGGTTCTCCACCAGGTGCGCGGTCGCGTCGGCCGCCGACAGGGTGATCGTGATCAGGAAGTCGGTGGCCGCGAAGCCCAGCAGGGTCAGGACGAAGAGCTTGCCCTTCCAGAACGACAGCAGCCGCTCCAGCATGGCGATGGAGCCCTCGCCGTGCGGGCTCTCCTCCGCGACGCGGCGGTAGACGGGCAGCGCCCCCAGCAGGGTGAGCACCACGAGCACGACCGTGGCCAGCGGCGACAGCAGGCCGGCGGCGAGCGCCGCGATGCCCGGCTGGTAGCCGAGGGTGGAGAAGTAGTCGAGACCGGTCAGACACATCACGCGCCACCACGGCCGCCCGGGGTCGGCGGCCGCGGCCGCTGCGCTCCCGTCGGGCGCCTCCGGCGACCCGTGGCCCGACCGGTGTCGCGTCTGGTCGGTCAGGCCTTCCAGGAGCCAGGCCCTGAGGCGGCTCGGCCGGGCGGGGGTGGCCATCGCGAGTGCTCCTTCGTACAGCTTGGATCCGGCCATCGGTGCGACGGCTGGGCAAGCGTACGGAACCCGATCATTCGTGCACGCACGCGCTCTCGTCCTGACGGGCCCCCTACGGCGCCGCCCGGGGGACTGCTCCGGTGGGGGACAGGCCCGCGTTTCACCCCGGAACCCCCCTCTCACCTGCGCAGACGTACGGCTTCGCGCCTCTGCGCGCAGGGTGGCCCCGGCTCGCGGCCCCGACCGGTCTTGACGGCTCCTTAACGGCTCCCTAGCGATACCTTGACGCCCGGATTTCCGGGGCGCGGCCGCCCTGGGACAGTAAATCGCTCGAATGTTCGAGTGGCGCGATATGATGGTTCCGTGCGTACGATCCCCGGCCTCCAGGGCTCCCTCTTCGACCAGGGCGACGAGATCCGCCTCGGCCCGCTCCCGGGGCTGCGCCGCACCGCGCTCGGTGCGGGCGCCTGGGTCGATCACCTGCCCGGCTGGCTCTCGGGCGCCGACACGCTGTTCGAGCGCCTCGCCGAGGACGTGCCGTGGCGGGCCGAGCGCCGCCAGATGTACGAACGCGAGGTCGACGTGCCGCGCCTGCTCGCCTTCTACGGTGAGGGCGAGCCGCTGCCGCACCCCGTCCTCACGGAGGCCAGGGACGCGCTGACCCGCCACTACGCCGCCGAACTCGGGGAACCCTTCGCCACCGCCGGGCTGTGCCTCTACCGCGACGGCCGCGACAGCGTCGCCTGGCACGGGGACCGCATCGGCCGGTCCGCCACCGAGGACACGATGGTCGCGATCCTCTCGGTCGGCGACCCCCGCGATCTCGTCCTGCGCCCCCGCGACGGCGGCGCCACCCTGCTGCGCCTGCCCCTGGGCCACGGCGACCTGGTCGTGATGGGCGGCTCCTGCCAGCGGACGATGGAGCACGCGATCCCCAAGTCCCGCCGCGCCGTCGGCCCCCGCATCAGCATCCAGTACCGCCCGCGCGGCGTGGGCTGAGCCGGGTCGCCGCTGGGGCGCCGGGGGAGGCCGGATGGTCGGCGGAGGCGGGCCGACGCTACGCGGGATCCGGTTCCTTCGCCGCGGCGGGCTTCGAGACCCCGGCCCCGCCCGGCCGCACCGCCGAGGCCGCCGCGTGCAGGGAGCGCAGCGCCAGCAGCAGTACGCCGATGTCGTCGAGGTAGACCGGGTCCGGGATGAGGTCCACCGGAGAGACGGTGTAGATCACCGCGACCCAGAACAGCGCCTTGTCGCGCAGCGGGATCCCGGCGTCGAGCAGCAGCCGCCGGGCCGCGAAGACCCGTACGAGGAGCACGCCGGCCGCGATCGCCAGCCCGAGGGCGACGAGCGCGGCGATCGTCAGCCAGACCTTTGCGTCCATGCCACCCCTATACCCCGTTCGGCCCCGTCACCCGACCCAGGCTATCCGCCGTGCTCGCGCAGCCGGCGGCTCACCTCGCCGAGCCCGTCGGCGAGTGCTTCGAGCTGCGCGGGGGTCAGCACGTCGATGAGTGCCTCCCGGACCATGGCCACGTGCCCCGGCGCGGCCTCCTCCAGACGGGCCCGGCCGGCGTCCGTGAGGACGGCGAAGACCCCGCGCACGTCGGAGGGGCAGCTGCGGCGGCGGACCAGCCCCGCCTTCTCCAGCTGGGTGACCTGGTAGGTCAGACCGCTCTTCGAATTGATCAGGCCATTGGCCAGTTCCGTCATCCGCAGCTCGCCGTCCGGAGCGGCGGAGAGCCGTACGAGGATCTCGTACTGCGGGTGGGAGAGGCCGGAGTCGTCCTTGAGCTGCTGGTCGAGGCGGCGGTTCACCAGGGCGGAGGCGGCCAGGAAGCCGCTCCAGGCGCGCATCTCGCGCTCGTCCAGCCATCTCGTTTCAGCCATGGGCCCAGCCTACACGGGTTGTTCCAATTTGAATCACTCGTTAGGGTCGGGGCTGGCGGTTCGAATTTGAACAACTCGTGCACCATCCTGCTCCACCGCAACTCCGTCCCCACCCGGACCGCCCGACCGGAAGGATCCCCCCTCATGACCAGCCCCTCCGTCACGACGAGCAAGCCGCAGGCCGCGGCCGCACCGGCCGTTCCGCCCGCCTTCTCCACCTCCGCCCACGACGCAGGCCTGCTCCTCCTGCGCGTCGTCCTCGGACTCACCATGGCCGGCCACGGCACCCAGAAGCTCTTCGGCTGGTTCGGCGGCGGCGGCCTCAGCGGCACCGGCCAGTTCTTCACCGCCAGCGGGTACCCGGCCGGCGACGCCATGGCCGTCGTCGCCGGCCTCACCGAGACCCTCGGCGGCCTCGGCCTCGTCCTCGGACTGCTCACCCCGCTCGCCGGGGCCGCCGTCGTCGGCACCATGATCAACGCGATCGCCGTGCACGGCGCCGGGGCGTTCTTCGCCCCGAAGGGCATCGAGTACGAGCTGCTCCTGACCGTCGCTGCGGCCGCCGTCGCCCTGACCGGCCCCGGCAAGTACGCGGCCGACCGCTTCCTGCCCGTCGTGCGCGGCCACCGCCTGGCGCACGGCCTCCTCGCCGTCGCCCTCGCCGTGGTCATCGCGGGCGCGCTGCTCCTCGTACGCAACTGATCCTCGCGCTCGGATCGTGCTCCCGAGGGTGTCCGGGCCCCGGATTGATTGGGCCCGGGCATTCGAGGGAACAGCGCACAAATGACACAACCCATCGAAGACTACGCACTCATCGGCGACCTCATGACCAGCGGGCTCGTCGGCCGCGACGGGTCCATCGACTGGCTGTGCCTGCCCCGCTTCGACTCGCCCGCCTGCTTCGCGGCGCTCCTCGGCGACAAGGAGAACGGCCACTGGCGGATCTCCCCCGCCGGGGCCCCCGATGACGCGCAGTGCACCCGCCGCGCCTACGTCGACGGCTCACTGGTCCTGGAGTCGTACTGGGACACCCCGGACGGCGGTTCGTTCAAGGTCGTCGACTTCATGCCGCAGCGCGACGACGCCCCCGACGTGATGCGCATCGTCGAGTGCCTGGCCGGCGAGGTCGCCGTACGCAGCGTGCTGCGCCTGCGCTTCGACTACGGGCACGTCGTCCCCTGGGTGCGGCGGGTCGACGGCGAGCGGGTCGCCGTCGCCGGACCCGACTCCGCGTGGTTCCGCAGCGAACCGGCCGTGCCCACCTGGGGCGAGGCCAACAGCACCTGCTCGGAGTTCAGCCTCGCCGCCGGCGAGCGGGTCGCCTTCGTCCTCACCTGGCACGCCTCGCACGAACCGCGCCCCGAGCCCGTCGACCCGTACGAGGCGCTGCTGACGAGCCTGGCCGACTGGCGGGACTGGTCCGCCCAGTGCACCTACGAGGGCCCCTACCTGGAGGCCGTCACCCGCTCCCTGATCACCCTCAAGGCCCTCACCTACGCCCCGACCGGCGGCATCGCGGCCGCCGCCACGACCTCCCTGCCCGAGGAGATCGGCGGCGTCCGCAACTGGGACTACCGCTACTGCTGGCTGCGCGACTCCACCCTGACCCTCGGCTCCCTCCTGGAGACGGGCTTCCTGGACGAGGCCCGCGCCTGGCGCTCCTGGCTGCTGCGCGCGATCGCCGGCGACCCCGCCGACCTCCAGATCATGTACGGCATCGGCGGCGAGCGGCGGATCCCCGAGTCCGACCTGCCGTGGCTGCGCGGCTACGCCTCCTCCGCTCCGGTCCGGGTCGGCAACGCGGCCGTGGACCAGCTCCAGCTCGACGTGTACGGGGAGGTCCTCGACTCCCTCTACCTGGCCAGGTCCAACGGCCTGCCCGCGGAGCGGCACGCCTGGCGGATCCAGCTCGCGCTCCTGGACTTCCTGGAGCGCAACTGGCGCAGGCCCGACGAGGGCCTGTGGGAGGTGCGCGGTCCGCGCCGCCACTTCGTGCACTCCAAGGTCATGGCCTGGGTCGCCGCGGACCGGGCCGTCCGCACGATGGAGAGCGATCCCTCGCTGCTGGGCGACGTCGAGCGGTGGCGGACCATGCGCGACGAGGTCCACCGGGACGTGATCGAGAACGGCTTCGACCCGGTGCGCGGCACCTTCACGCAGTACTACGGCTCCCGTGAGCTCGACGCGGCCACCCTGCTCATCCCACGGGTCGGGTTCCTGCCTCCCGACGACCCGCGCGTGATCGGCACGGTCGACGCGGTCCGGGCCGAGCTGGGCAGCAGCGGTCTGGTCCGCCGCTACAGCACCGAGGGGCCCTCCGTGGACGGGCTGCCCGGCGACGAAGGGGCCTTCCTGGCCTGCTCGTTCTGGCTGGCCGACGCCCTGCACATGACGGGGCGGGACAAGGAGGCGCGGGAGCTGTTCGAGCGGCTGCTGGCCGTACGCAACGACGTGGGGCTGCTCGCCGAGGAGTACGATCCGGTGACCGGCCGCCAACTCGGCAACTTCCCGCAGGCGTTCAGCCACGTAGGCCTGGTGAACACGGCCATCACCCTGGGCCGTACGCACGCCCCGCCCCCCACCGTCTGACCAGCAGCCGCAGTTCGCCCCCGTCCGTCCGCAGCCGCAGGGGCACCGTGAAGCCCAGGTGGCCAGGGCCCGGCGGGCCTGCCGCGGGCAGGTAGGCGGTCAACTCGTTCGCCACGCGCGGCGCCGTGCCCTCGGGGTGCAGCGCGAGCCGCAGCACGTTGACCGGCGGCGCGAGCAGACGCGCGGCCGCGCCCTCGGTCAGCACCCCGAACGCGGCGTTGGCCAGGACCAGTTCGCCGCGCGGCCGGCGACCACCGCCGGGTACGGCAGGTGCCCGGCCAGGACGGACCGCAGGGCGGGCGCCCCCTACGGGCAGGTCGCCCTGCTGACGAGGAGGCGCCCCGGGCCTGGCGCGAGTACGGGGCGGACGCTCCCTTCGGCAAGGCCGTCATCACGACGGACGGGGCCCGCGGGAGCTGAACCCGTACGGCCCCGCCCATCGTCCGCGGGAGGATCAGACGGCGGCCGGCTCGTCGTCCTCGGGGATGCTGACCAGCCAGCGGGTCTCCTGACGCGGTCGCAGGTACAGAGCCCAGTACAGCGTGGCCACGGCCACGATCCCGCCGGTCCACAGCAGGTACTGGGTCTCCTGCTGCTTGAGGATGTACGCGAGTACGGCGATCAGCGCGATCGGCACGCCCGGCCACAGCGGCATCCGCCACGCGCCCACCTCGCGGTGCGCCCCGCGCCGGGCGAACAGCGCGGCCACCGCGACCAGCAGGTACATGCCGGTCACCGAGACGCCGGTGACCCCGTACAGGGTGTCGAGGTTGACGAAGCACAGGGCCGCGCCCGGGACGCCGACCAGGAGGGTGGCCACCCACGGGGAGCCGAAGCGGCCCAGCTTCGACAGCGCGTGGTTGACCGGCTCGGGCCAGGCCTTGTCGCGGGCGGAGGCGAACAGCACGCGCGAGTTCTGGATCACCATGACGATGCCCGCGTTGATGATGGCGAGGGCGACGCAGAGGCTGACGAAGGTGCCGACGGCCGAGTTGGACCAGGCGGTGACCATCCCGCCGAGGTCGCCCTCGGTCAGCGCGGACAGGTCGGGGGCGCCGACGGTGATGGCGATGACCGGGATCAGGATGACGGCCGTGGAGATGGCGAGGGTCGCGAGGACCGTACGGGCGACGTTGCGCCGCGGGTTCTCCAGCTCCTCCGACAGGTAGACGGCGGTCGAGAAGCCCTGCGTGATGAACAGGGCGATGGCGAGCCCGGAGACCACCATCATCGCGGTCACCGTGGAGGTGCCGCCGCCCTCGGCGGCCACCGTGCCGTGCACCAGCGCGTCGGCGCCGCGCTCGCTGTGCGCGAAGCCCAGTACGGCGACCAGCGCGGCGGCGACGACCTCCAGCACCAGGAAGATGCCGGTGATCCAGGCGTTGGCCCGCAGGTCGAGCAGGCCGGCCAGGGTGGCGAGCAGCATCACGGCGCCGCCCGCGACCGGGGCCGGTATGTGCACGATCGGCGCCAGGTAGTCGGCCGTGCCCATGGCGATCACCGGCGGCACGATCATCACGACCAGCAGGGAGAGGACGAACACCAGCCAGCCGGCCAGCCGGCCCGCCATGGTCGACACCATCGCGTACTCGCCGCCGGCGCTGGGGATCAGGGTGCCGAGCTCCGAGTAGCAGAACGCGACGCCGATGCAGAGCAGCGAGCCGATGGCGATCGTGAGGGCGGTCCACGTGCCGAGGCTGGAGAACAGGTCGGGAACGACGACGAACAGGGTCGAAGCGGGCGTCACACACGAGAGCGTCAGCAGTGTGCCGCCGACGACGCCGATGGAACGCTTGAGCTTCTGGGGGACGGGCCCGGTGGCGGGGGCGAGGGCCTGAGGGGCGCTGATCGTTTCAGACATCGGTGCGGGGTTCCGATCGGCTGGTGCGGTGAACTGAGGTGCGGGAGCGGTATCGCCTCCGAGGCGGTGGTGAGCAAGGTGGTTCGGTGGCTCCCGGGCCGACATCGAATCCCTGCGGGATTCGCAGGTCAATAGCGGTTCCCCTGCGGATTCCGTCGCCCCGTACCGCTGCGTCCGGCCGACGGCGGCGTTAAGCCCGCGTAAACGCTGCACGGAGTGCGGGTGCGGGAACCGCAGCGGGGCGCGGGCAAATTTTCTTCCGCTTTGCCGACATGTGCCCCCCGCGACACCACCTGCCCACGAAGTGGGCACCTGCGGGGGCGTCAGGTCTACGGAGCGGCTCCTCGGCCGCCCGTGCGCGAGGCCAGCAGCAGGGCGATGTCGTCCGGCCGGTCCGCGGAGCCCCCGGCGGAGCCGATCAGCAGGTCGGCCGTCTCGGTCAGCGGCGAGGGCGGGGCCGCGGCCAGCGCC
Protein-coding sequences here:
- a CDS encoding cytochrome ubiquinol oxidase subunit I — its product is MNSAIAIMADTPPQLLPARELMAFTLASHILLVPFGVALPAITLLMHYRGLRKGDPVALLLARRWSAVMAVQFAIGIVTGTVLSFEFGLLWPGLMGRWGDVFGLGFGVEAWAFFLEAILIALYLYGWRRLKPWTHFWLGLPLPLTALLGAFGIIAANSWMNTPRGFTLDAGGNPVDVNVRKAIFTPMFGPEYWHFVAGVVLTAGYVVAGVYAVGWLRGRRDHYHRLGFTVPFTVAAILTPVQFVLGDSIARSVFHKQPIKFAATEIVWKTDTHVPEYMFGRLHADGTVTGGLKIPQLDSILAGFSPDTQVTGLSSVPASDRPTATQATIAHWAFDIMVTIGSLLVLLALWYGWCWLRRRDLPRSPWFFRCAAVAGAACLVTVECGWITTEVGRQPWIVYENMRVSEAVTDTRAASLWTMLALVIVVYVLIFATFLGVLLKMRTRWRAADEQQGDAEAAGTPEGDTPYGPRRATAAAAPDHGSARGDGGAR
- a CDS encoding SDR family oxidoreductase encodes the protein MEASSSDRSRTTAVPQVLKGQKALVTGANSGIGKATAIGLGRAGADVVVNYVSGQDAAEEVVREIEGFGVRAYAHEGDVSQEDQVVEMVARMVREFGTIDIMVANAGLQRDAAVTDMTVAQWSKVLDVNLTGQFLCAREATKEFLRRGVVPEVSRSAGKIICMSSVHQIIPWAGHVNYASSKGGVQMLMATLAQELAPHRIRVNAVAPGAIRTPINRSAWDTPEAEADLLRLIPYRRVGDPEDIANAVTVLASDLLDYVVGTTIYVDGGMTLFPGFATGG
- a CDS encoding aldose 1-epimerase family protein, encoding MHRTGAQFRLTCGPQTAVVVELGGALRHYSVGERPVVDGFEADDPIEGGRGQLLMPWPNRIGDGRYRWQGREPQLPLNEVEHANAIHGLLRWTSWQPVEQTERRVVLATTLWPQPGYPFHLVARAEYALDRHGMTVTLTARNIGDTPAPYGVGQHPYLAVGPRTVDDMLLTVPARTWLRTDDRGLPVASEPVSGTPLDFSAPRPIGPLHLDTAFTDLRREADGRAVVRLAEPSGAYGTDLWLGEGADFVQVFTGDTLPGPHRRRSVAVEPMSCGPDAFRRDAARVGLEPGARHTLQWGLAPWPGE
- a CDS encoding universal stress protein; translated protein: MGHRVVVGVSGSPGSLTALHRAAAEARVRGAQLWVVLAWQAPGGDLGSRGPGGVPMLAAVKAAAVERLRLALDTAFGPAGPGVTLAGHAVRATAGAALVDAVSGPEDLLVVGTGARGAVRRLLRPSVARHCLAHAPCPVLTVPPSPLQAELDAVHRRNVWRLPLDTRELAE
- a CDS encoding APC family permease, producing MATPARPSRLRAWLLEGLTDQTRHRSGHGSPEAPDGSAAAAAADPGRPWWRVMCLTGLDYFSTLGYQPGIAALAAGLLSPLATVVLVVLTLLGALPVYRRVAEESPHGEGSIAMLERLLSFWKGKLFVLTLLGFAATDFLITITLSAADATAHLVENPHLTSMLNGHQVLITLILIALLGGVFLKGFSEAIGVAVVLVFSYLALNVVVIAVGLWQVISEPHVVTDWKQALVTEHGNVFMMIAIALVVFPKLALGLSGFETGVAVMPHVQGSPDDTDEKPAGRIRGTKKLLTTAAVIMSVFLITSSFVTTLLIPADAFQPGGEANGRALAYLAHEYLGSAFGTVYDISTILILWFAGSSAMAGLLNLMPRYLPRYGMAPHWARALRPMVIVFTLIAFLVTWIFDADVDAQGGAYATGVLVLITSAAVAVTIAARRAGERGWTIGFGLISAVFVYTTAVNVAERPDGVKIGACFIAGIMALSLLSRLARVFELRVTHIEFDDMAQRFVRDTANRTIRFIANEPDNRDFEEYRTKKAQIRADNDIPAGDDVMFVEVTVLDASEFESGMRVRGEVLHGRYRVLTLESSSIPNALAALLLHVRDETGQRPHIYFEWTEGNPMANFFRFFLFGQGEVAPVTREVIRAAEPDRDRRPHVHAG
- a CDS encoding alpha-ketoglutarate-dependent dioxygenase AlkB, translating into MRTIPGLQGSLFDQGDEIRLGPLPGLRRTALGAGAWVDHLPGWLSGADTLFERLAEDVPWRAERRQMYEREVDVPRLLAFYGEGEPLPHPVLTEARDALTRHYAAELGEPFATAGLCLYRDGRDSVAWHGDRIGRSATEDTMVAILSVGDPRDLVLRPRDGGATLLRLPLGHGDLVVMGGSCQRTMEHAIPKSRRAVGPRISIQYRPRGVG
- a CDS encoding YkvA family protein: MDAKVWLTIAALVALGLAIAAGVLLVRVFAARRLLLDAGIPLRDKALFWVAVIYTVSPVDLIPDPVYLDDIGVLLLALRSLHAAASAVRPGGAGVSKPAAAKEPDPA
- a CDS encoding MarR family winged helix-turn-helix transcriptional regulator is translated as MAETRWLDEREMRAWSGFLAASALVNRRLDQQLKDDSGLSHPQYEILVRLSAAPDGELRMTELANGLINSKSGLTYQVTQLEKAGLVRRRSCPSDVRGVFAVLTDAGRARLEEAAPGHVAMVREALIDVLTPAQLEALADGLGEVSRRLREHGG